A stretch of Coregonus clupeaformis isolate EN_2021a chromosome 37, ASM2061545v1, whole genome shotgun sequence DNA encodes these proteins:
- the ogfrl1 gene encoding opioid growth factor receptor-like protein 1, with protein MGNLMGSLRYKEPSTVEECDSTWESDSEWDEQPGDEDSGISECVSPSETGRCDELVDMSGQLSQLSDSESSNKMKRSLYAAKDLYKYRHSYPNYKEPRLPNEYRNLRFYLNKIPLIPDGIFIEEILTKWRGDYDKLEHNHTYIQWLFPLREQGLNFYAQELTQEEIKEFQSTREAKRRFLLAYTLMLDFYGIKLLDKIGNVTRASNWQERFQHLNESQHNYLRITRILKSLGELGFEAFKAPLVHLLLDEALCRGTLPNMLHSILEYYVYTIRLRSLRRRLLRYAHQHYQPANTFLWGPPARRRGAGAGPGGRVAEPILERERRGGDPHRARSPMTKQDSVGGGDGGGEGKGTKGCTASTKTLQEGVKGEYIETVPL; from the exons ATGGGAAATCTGATGGGCAGTTTGCGCTACAAGGAGCCGAGCACTGTGGAAGAATGCGACTCGACATGGGAGTCGGACTCGGAATGGGACGAGCAGCCGGGTGATGAGGACAGCGGGATATCGGAGTGTGTCAGTCCGTCGGAGACAGGGAGATGCGACGAACTAGTGGACATGTCCGGGCAG ctctctcagctctctgACTCTGAATCCAGCAACAAGATGAAGAGGAGTCTTTATGCTGCAAAGGATCTTTACAAATATCGCCACAGCTACCCG AACTACAAGGAGCCCCGGTTACCTAATGAGTACCGCAACCTTCGCTTCTACCTGAACAAGATCCCTCTAATACCAGAtg GTATCTTCATTGAGGAGATCCTGACCAAATGGAGAGGAGATTATGACAAACTGGAGCACAATCACACCTACATACAGTG GCTTTTCCCTCTGAGGGAGCAAGGGCTCAACTTCTATGCTCAAGAACTCACTCAGGAGGAGATCAAG GAATTCCAAAGCACTCGGGAGGCCAAGCGGCGATTCTTGCTGGCATACACACTCATGCTGGATTTTTACGGAATCAAACTCCTGGATAAGATTGGGAATGTCACCCGAGCTTCCAACTGGCAAGAACGCTTCCAGCACCTCAATGA gTCACAGCACAACTACCTGCGGATCACACGCATCCTCAAGTCTCTGGGTGAGCTCGGCTTCGAGGCCTTCAAGGCCCCCCTGGTGCATCTGCTGCTGGACGAGGCTCTGTGTCGAGGCACCCTGCCCAACATGCTGCACAGCATCCTGGAGTACTATGTCTACACCATCCGCCTCCGCTCCCTCCGTCGCAGACTGCTCCGCTACGCCCACCAGCACTACCAGCCGGCCAACACCTTCCTCTGGGGGCCCCCagccaggaggagaggagctggggcTGGGCCAGGAGGCAGGGTGGCAGAACCCatcctggagagggagaggagaggaggagacccCCATAGGGCTCGGAGTCCAATGACGAAGCAGGACTCAGTGGGAgggggggatgggggaggagaggggaagggaaccAAGGGCTGTACTGCCTCCACCAAAACCCTCCAGGAGGGGGTGAAGGGAGAGTACATTGAGACTGTACCATTGTAA